From the Mahella australiensis 50-1 BON genome, the window GGGCTACTGTATGGGCACAGGCCGGCATGGATATACCAGCTCTTGGCACTACTCATGCGGACTATTTTTATGGTAGCATACCGTGTACCAGACAGATGGAGCGACAGGAGATAGAGCAAGCGTATGAAGAGAATACAGGCAAAGTCATAGTCGAAACCTTCAACAATATAGATGCGGATGATGTACCTGCTGTATTGGTAAATAGCCATGGGCCGTTTGCCTGGGGAAAGGATGCGGCAGAGGCGGTGCATAATAGCGTTGTGCTGGAAGAAGTGGCCATGATGGCGTATCACACATTGACGCTGAGCAATATTGCAGGGGTTACCTCTATAGATCAGGCTTTGTTGGATAAGCATTTTTTGAGAAAGCACGGTAAAAACGCGTATTACGGTCAGAAGCAATAGATAGAAGTTACTGCCCAGTATATAAGTTAAGTCGTTGCTTTATAACTGGGCAGCAACGATAAAATAAAAGTTCCGAGGAAGTGTTAAAACATGAGCGGAAGAAAGCCTGTAGTTGTTTTGATGTGTATAGTGGCATTGTTGTTGCAGCTTGGCTGCAGTAATTCACTGGACAATGCTGCTATAGAACAGGCAGATGCATATTATAACAGCGATGCCGATTATACGGAGTTTTCACTTTTCGTTATGGATTCAAATCAAGAACCTATAGATCTATCCACTACTGCCGTCGGCAGAAAGGTTTCAGAATTGACCGGGGTTAAATTAAAGACCGAATATATAAGTGGCAGTGATGAGAGAACAAAGGCTAGCTTTATGGTGGCTACCAAAGATTATCCAGATCTTATAGCCCCGCATAATGAATACGCCACATTCAGGGCTGCTGATGCACTGGTGCCACTGGATGATTATATAGATAAATATGGACAAAATATAAAAAGGATTTACAGCGAACAGGAACTGAATATGTTGAGGGATCCTGTAGATGGTCATATATACTACTTAACGCCATATAGAAAAAATAGTAGGCTTCTTTATCCTTCGTCGGGCTTTTATCTTCCTATAGCAGTGCTCAGGGGCCTTGGCTGGCCCAAGATCACCTCATTTGATCAATACTTTGAGATAATAAAGAATTATGTAAGAGCCAATCCTGTCTATAACAGCGAACCGACGATAGGCTTTACCGCATTAACCGATAATTGGAGGATATACACATTGTTTAATGCTCCAAATTATCTGGCTGGCAATCCTAATACGGGCGGGGTATGGGTCGATGAAAATTATGAGGCACACTCTTTTATGTTGAGCGATTGGGCATATAAGTATTACAAAAAACTCAATGAATTTTGGAATGAAGGCTTATTGGATAAAGATATGTTTACCCAAAATTATGATGCTTATAAGGCTAAGATAGCATCAGGCAGAGTCATAGGCTTTTATGATGAGAGATGGCAGATAGAGGATGCAATAGATGTATTGGAAA encodes:
- a CDS encoding L-ribulose-5-phosphate 4-epimerase; translated protein: MLELLKQAVLDANKELPKRGLVTYTWGNVSGIDRSSGLVVIKPSGVPYDELHIEHLVVVDLEGNKVEGRLNPSSDTPTHLILYKAFPNIGGAVHTHSRWATVWAQAGMDIPALGTTHADYFYGSIPCTRQMERQEIEQAYEENTGKVIVETFNNIDADDVPAVLVNSHGPFAWGKDAAEAVHNSVVLEEVAMMAYHTLTLSNIAGVTSIDQALLDKHFLRKHGKNAYYGQKQ
- a CDS encoding ABC transporter substrate-binding protein, producing the protein MSGRKPVVVLMCIVALLLQLGCSNSLDNAAIEQADAYYNSDADYTEFSLFVMDSNQEPIDLSTTAVGRKVSELTGVKLKTEYISGSDERTKASFMVATKDYPDLIAPHNEYATFRAADALVPLDDYIDKYGQNIKRIYSEQELNMLRDPVDGHIYYLTPYRKNSRLLYPSSGFYLPIAVLRGLGWPKITSFDQYFEIIKNYVRANPVYNSEPTIGFTALTDNWRIYTLFNAPNYLAGNPNTGGVWVDENYEAHSFMLSDWAYKYYKKLNEFWNEGLLDKDMFTQNYDAYKAKIASGRVIGFYDERWQIEDAIDVLEKQSVFDRVPIAMPVVFDGVDNEAYNGISVMGTGAGVCITRNCKDPETAFKFIDKMASEEVLKVVYWGFEGVDYTVQNGKFNLTEGQLRRINDPDYVHKRGLGSFWLFPHPDGGAKFSDGNYVFPQDTVEYMDYKYKDYEKEVLEAYKLTSMADLMAPPLETPYGFVWDIPIPDSEPEIKAANQKASDIARKYIARLIMSTPEQYDLLWQEYANKMKDAGYNMADEFLTEEIRRRIAERNK